A genomic window from Cupriavidus basilensis includes:
- the gudD gene encoding glucarate dehydratase, with the protein MNPTQTHSASIGLTPVVTELTVVPVAGHDSMLMNLSGAHGPFFTRNIVILKDSAGNTGVGEVPGGEAIRQTLEDARELLAGQSIGNHQALLNRVRTAFASRDAGGRGLQTFDLRIAIHAVTALEAALLDLLGKHLGVPVAALLGEGQQRDAVEMLGYLFYIGDRNRTTLGYRSEPEADNDWFRLRNEAAMNAEGVVRLAQAAYERYGFNDFKLKGGVLRGDEEMEAILALAERFPKARITLDPNGAWSLAEAVRLCRDKHGVLAYAEDPCGAQEGYSGREIMAEFRTATGLPTATNMVATDWRQMGHAVRLQSVDIPLADPHFWTMQGSVRVAQMCAEWGLTWGSHSNNHFDISLAMFTHVAAAAPGRVTAIDTHWIWQDGERLTKAPLKIENGKVAVPTAPGLGVELDMEQLALAHERYKNMGLGARDDAVAMQFLIPGWTFDNKAPCMVR; encoded by the coding sequence ATGAATCCCACTCAAACACATAGCGCTTCCATCGGCCTGACGCCCGTGGTCACCGAACTTACCGTCGTGCCGGTGGCTGGCCACGACAGCATGCTGATGAACCTGTCCGGGGCGCACGGTCCGTTCTTCACCCGCAATATCGTCATCCTGAAAGACAGCGCGGGCAATACAGGCGTAGGCGAGGTGCCCGGCGGCGAAGCGATCCGCCAGACACTGGAGGATGCGCGCGAACTCCTCGCCGGCCAGTCGATCGGCAACCACCAGGCGCTGCTCAATCGCGTGCGCACCGCCTTTGCCAGCCGCGACGCGGGTGGGCGTGGCCTGCAGACCTTCGACCTGCGCATCGCCATCCATGCGGTCACCGCGCTCGAGGCGGCGCTGCTCGACCTGCTGGGCAAGCATCTGGGCGTGCCGGTGGCCGCGCTGTTGGGTGAAGGCCAGCAGCGCGATGCCGTGGAGATGCTGGGCTACCTGTTCTATATCGGGGACCGTAACCGCACCACGCTCGGCTACCGCAGCGAGCCCGAGGCGGACAACGACTGGTTCCGGCTGCGCAACGAAGCCGCGATGAATGCCGAGGGCGTGGTACGCCTGGCGCAAGCTGCCTATGAGCGCTATGGCTTCAACGATTTCAAGCTCAAGGGCGGCGTGCTGCGCGGCGACGAAGAGATGGAAGCCATCCTCGCGCTCGCCGAGCGCTTTCCCAAGGCGCGCATCACGCTGGATCCCAACGGCGCATGGTCGCTGGCCGAAGCCGTGCGCCTGTGCCGCGACAAGCATGGCGTGCTGGCCTATGCCGAAGATCCTTGCGGCGCGCAAGAGGGCTACTCGGGCCGCGAGATCATGGCCGAGTTCCGTACTGCCACCGGCCTGCCCACCGCCACCAACATGGTCGCGACCGACTGGCGCCAGATGGGCCACGCGGTGCGCCTGCAATCGGTGGACATCCCGCTGGCCGATCCGCATTTCTGGACCATGCAGGGCTCGGTGCGGGTGGCGCAGATGTGCGCCGAGTGGGGCCTGACATGGGGCTCGCACTCGAACAATCACTTCGATATTTCACTGGCGATGTTCACCCACGTGGCCGCCGCCGCGCCGGGCCGCGTCACCGCCATCGACACCCACTGGATCTGGCAGGACGGCGAGCGCCTGACCAAGGCGCCACTGAAGATCGAGAACGGCAAGGTGGCCGTGCCGACGGCGCCGGGCCTGGGCGTGGAGCTCGATATGGAGCAACTCGCGCTGGCGCACGAGCGCTACAAGAACATGGGCCTGGGTGCGCGCGACGACGCCGTGGCCATGCAATTCCTGATCCCGGGCTGGACCTTCGACAACAAGGCGCCCTGCATGGTCA